The Streptomyces sp. RKAG293 genome includes a region encoding these proteins:
- a CDS encoding TIGR03085 family metal-binding protein, producing the protein MSTHAQRERLLLADLLENAGAGAPTLCEGWTARDLAAHLVVRERRSDAAAGIVIPQLAARMERVRQEFAQKPFEELVQLIRTGPPRMSPFSLKQIDEAANTVEFFVHAEDVRRAQPEWTPRELDGVFSDTLWKRLERMARVAGRRSPVGLVLRRPDGQTAVAHKGTPVVTVTGEPGELTIFAFGRQEAARVETEGDKAAVATVYDTKLGL; encoded by the coding sequence ATGTCGACTCATGCGCAGCGTGAACGTCTGCTCCTCGCCGATCTGCTGGAGAACGCCGGGGCGGGTGCTCCGACGCTCTGCGAGGGCTGGACCGCCCGCGATCTGGCCGCGCACCTCGTCGTCCGCGAGCGCCGCAGCGATGCCGCGGCCGGGATCGTGATCCCGCAGCTCGCCGCCCGGATGGAGCGCGTCCGGCAGGAGTTCGCGCAGAAGCCGTTCGAGGAGCTGGTGCAGCTCATCCGCACCGGGCCGCCGCGGATGTCGCCGTTCTCCCTCAAGCAGATCGACGAGGCGGCCAACACCGTCGAGTTCTTCGTCCACGCCGAGGACGTCCGCCGTGCGCAGCCGGAGTGGACTCCCCGTGAGCTGGACGGCGTCTTCTCCGACACCCTGTGGAAGCGCCTGGAGCGCATGGCCCGGGTCGCGGGCCGCAGGTCCCCCGTCGGGCTGGTCCTGCGCCGCCCCGACGGCCAGACCGCCGTCGCGCACAAGGGCACCCCGGTCGTGACGGTCACCGGTGAGCCGGGTGAGCTGACGATCTTCGCCTTCGGCCGCCAGGAGGCGGCGCGGGTCGAGACCGAGGGCGACAAGGCCGCCGTGGCCACGGTGTACGACACCAAGCTCGGCCTCTAG
- a CDS encoding LysR family transcriptional regulator, producing MQLHQLQYFTAVADLRHFTRAAESVHVAQPSLSQQIRALERELGAELFHRARGHITLTDAGEVLLPLARRILADAETARREVQEVAQLRRGRVRLGAPPSLCASLVPDVLKDFHRRYPGVDLVVHEDGSQDLVRVLAAGELDLALIITPLPVQAPALATEELLREELVAVSAPSDPAPVRRERLRIEDLRGRPMVMFRRGYDLREYTLAACRAAGFEPSFSVEGGEMDAVLGFVRAGLGLAVVPSMVAERSGLRITPFAAPGLHRTISVAHRGDVSPPRAARELRRILLDATRAR from the coding sequence ATGCAGCTGCACCAGCTCCAGTACTTCACCGCCGTCGCGGACCTGCGGCACTTCACCCGTGCCGCCGAGAGCGTCCATGTGGCCCAGCCGTCGCTGTCGCAGCAGATCCGGGCGCTGGAACGGGAGCTGGGTGCCGAGCTGTTCCACCGCGCCCGGGGCCACATCACCCTCACCGACGCGGGGGAGGTCCTGCTGCCGCTGGCCCGCCGGATCCTGGCCGACGCCGAGACCGCGCGCCGCGAGGTCCAGGAGGTGGCCCAGCTCCGGCGCGGCCGGGTGCGGCTCGGGGCGCCGCCGAGCCTGTGCGCCAGCCTGGTCCCCGATGTCCTGAAGGACTTCCACCGGCGGTACCCGGGAGTCGACCTGGTGGTCCACGAGGACGGCTCGCAGGACCTCGTGCGGGTACTGGCCGCCGGGGAGCTCGACCTCGCCCTGATCATCACCCCGCTCCCCGTCCAGGCCCCCGCCCTGGCCACCGAGGAACTGCTGCGCGAGGAGCTGGTGGCGGTCTCGGCGCCGTCCGATCCCGCTCCGGTGCGCCGCGAGCGGCTGCGGATCGAGGACCTGCGCGGCCGTCCGATGGTGATGTTCCGCCGCGGCTACGACCTGCGGGAGTACACCCTCGCGGCCTGCCGGGCGGCCGGCTTCGAACCGTCCTTCTCCGTCGAGGGCGGCGAGATGGACGCGGTCCTCGGCTTCGTCCGGGCCGGCCTGGGCCTCGCCGTGGTCCCCAGCATGGTCGCGGAGCGCTCGGGCCTGCGCATCACCCCGTTCGCCGCCCCCGGCCTGCACCGCACCATCTCCGTCGCGCACCGCGGCGACGTCTCACCGCCCCGCGCCGCCCGCGAACTGCGCCGCATCCTGCTGGACGCCACTCGGGCCCGCTGA
- a CDS encoding succinate dehydrogenase cytochrome b subunit: MALATRTGRRPSPAATLWRSTVGKKAVMAVTGVAMLLFLVGHMLGNLKIFFGAPEFNAYAAWLRTIGEPVLHHGWFLWLMRLGLVAAVVLHGVAAYQLSRRDRAARPARYAHRRQRASYATRTMRWGGVILALFIVWHLLDLTTLTVNPRGQAHHPYENIVADFRNWYADVFYIVAMLALGLHIRHGFWSAAQTLGANNARRDRALKALANALALVLTCGFIAVPVAVMTGVVS; the protein is encoded by the coding sequence ATGGCACTGGCGACACGTACCGGACGGCGACCCTCCCCCGCGGCGACCCTGTGGCGCTCGACCGTCGGCAAGAAGGCGGTCATGGCCGTCACCGGGGTGGCGATGCTGCTGTTCCTCGTCGGCCACATGCTCGGCAATCTGAAGATCTTCTTCGGCGCCCCGGAGTTCAACGCCTACGCCGCCTGGCTGCGCACCATCGGTGAGCCGGTGCTGCACCACGGCTGGTTCCTGTGGCTGATGCGGCTGGGCCTGGTGGCGGCCGTCGTGCTGCACGGCGTCGCCGCGTACCAGCTCAGCCGGCGGGACCGGGCCGCCCGGCCCGCGCGGTACGCCCACCGGCGGCAGCGCGCCAGTTACGCCACCCGCACCATGCGCTGGGGCGGGGTGATCCTCGCGCTGTTCATCGTCTGGCACCTCCTGGACCTGACGACGCTGACGGTGAATCCGCGCGGCCAGGCGCACCACCCCTACGAGAACATCGTCGCGGACTTCCGCAACTGGTACGCCGATGTCTTCTACATCGTGGCGATGCTCGCCCTCGGCCTGCACATCCGGCACGGCTTCTGGAGCGCCGCCCAGACCCTCGGCGCCAACAACGCCCGGCGGGACCGCGCCCTGAAAGCCCTGGCCAACGCCCTGGCACTCGTCCTGACCTGCGGATTCATCGCCGTACCCGTTGCCGTCATGACTGGAGTCGTGAGCTGA
- a CDS encoding fumarate reductase/succinate dehydrogenase flavoprotein subunit, giving the protein MTDYSHWTTGEPVVDTKAPEGPIAERWDRRRFEAKLVNPANRRRHTVIVVGTGLAGGAAGATLAEQGYHVVQFCYQDSPRRAHSIAAQGGINAAKNYRNDGDSVRRLFYDTVKGGDFRARESNVHRLAQVSVEIIDQCVAQGVPFAREYGGLLDTRSFGGVQVSRTFYARGQTGQQLLLGAYQALTRQIAAGTVEMHARTEMLDLIVVDGRARGIVARDLVTGRIDTYFADAVVLASGGYGNVFHLSTNAKNSNATAIWRAHRRGAYFANPCFTQIHPTCIPRSGDHQSKLTLMSESLRNDGRIWVPKVRGDERPPNAIPEDERDYYLERLYPAFGNLVPRDIASRAAKNVCDEGRGVGPGGQGVYLDFADAIARTGRAAVEEKYGNLFEMYARITAEDPYATPMRIYPAIHYTMGGLWVDYDLQTTVPGLFAIGEANFSDHGANRLGASALMQGLADGYFVLPATLNDYLARHPHDTVDPAHPAVAEAVADTEDRLNLLLAVNGDRTPESFHRELGELLWDECGMARTGSGLRKALDRIPQLRDEFWRRVKVPGSGADLNQSLEQANRIADHLELAELMCLDALHRAESCGGHFREESQTPDGEAARDDASFAYAAAWEFTGTGRAPVLHREDLVFEHVHPTQRSYA; this is encoded by the coding sequence ATGACCGACTACTCGCACTGGACCACCGGCGAACCCGTCGTCGACACCAAGGCCCCCGAAGGCCCGATCGCCGAGCGCTGGGACCGCCGCCGCTTCGAGGCGAAGCTGGTGAACCCGGCCAACCGCCGCCGGCACACCGTCATCGTGGTCGGCACCGGGCTGGCCGGCGGCGCGGCCGGCGCCACGCTGGCCGAACAGGGCTACCACGTCGTGCAGTTCTGCTACCAGGACTCGCCCCGCAGGGCGCACTCCATCGCCGCGCAGGGCGGCATCAACGCCGCCAAGAACTACCGCAACGACGGCGACTCGGTGCGGCGGCTGTTCTACGACACCGTCAAGGGCGGCGACTTCCGCGCCCGGGAGTCCAATGTGCACCGCCTCGCGCAGGTGTCGGTGGAGATCATCGACCAGTGCGTCGCCCAGGGCGTCCCGTTCGCCCGCGAGTACGGCGGACTGCTCGATACCCGCTCGTTCGGCGGCGTCCAGGTGTCGCGCACCTTCTACGCCCGCGGGCAGACCGGCCAGCAGCTGCTGCTCGGCGCCTACCAGGCGCTCACCCGGCAGATCGCGGCCGGCACGGTCGAGATGCACGCGCGGACCGAGATGCTCGATCTGATCGTGGTGGACGGCCGGGCGCGCGGCATCGTCGCCCGCGATCTGGTCACCGGACGCATCGACACCTACTTCGCGGACGCGGTCGTGCTCGCCTCCGGCGGCTACGGCAACGTCTTCCATCTGTCGACCAACGCCAAGAACTCCAACGCCACCGCCATCTGGCGGGCCCACCGGCGCGGCGCGTACTTCGCCAACCCCTGCTTCACCCAGATCCACCCCACCTGCATCCCGCGCTCCGGCGACCACCAGTCGAAGCTGACGCTGATGAGCGAGTCGCTGCGCAACGACGGCCGGATCTGGGTCCCGAAGGTGCGCGGCGACGAACGCCCGCCGAACGCGATCCCCGAGGACGAGCGGGACTACTACCTGGAGCGGCTCTACCCGGCGTTCGGCAACCTGGTGCCCCGCGACATCGCCTCGCGCGCGGCCAAGAACGTCTGCGACGAGGGGCGCGGCGTAGGACCCGGCGGGCAGGGCGTCTATCTGGACTTCGCCGACGCCATCGCCCGCACGGGCCGCGCCGCGGTGGAGGAGAAGTACGGCAACCTCTTCGAGATGTACGCGCGGATCACCGCCGAGGACCCGTACGCAACGCCGATGCGGATCTATCCCGCGATCCACTACACGATGGGCGGCCTGTGGGTCGACTACGACCTGCAGACCACGGTGCCCGGCCTCTTCGCCATCGGCGAGGCCAACTTCTCCGACCACGGCGCCAACCGGCTCGGTGCCAGCGCCCTCATGCAGGGCCTGGCCGACGGCTACTTCGTCCTGCCGGCCACCCTCAACGACTATCTGGCCCGGCATCCGCACGACACCGTGGACCCCGCGCATCCGGCGGTCGCCGAGGCCGTCGCCGACACCGAGGACCGGCTCAACCTGCTGCTCGCCGTCAACGGCGACCGCACCCCCGAGTCCTTCCACCGCGAACTGGGCGAGCTGCTCTGGGACGAGTGCGGCATGGCTCGCACCGGGAGCGGGCTGCGCAAGGCGCTGGACCGCATCCCGCAGCTGCGCGACGAGTTCTGGCGCCGGGTGAAGGTCCCCGGCTCCGGCGCCGACCTCAACCAGTCGCTGGAGCAGGCCAACCGCATCGCCGACCATCTGGAACTCGCCGAGCTGATGTGCCTGGACGCCCTGCACCGCGCCGAGTCGTGCGGCGGCCACTTCCGCGAGGAGAGCCAGACCCCGGACGGCGAGGCGGCCCGCGACGACGCTTCCTTCGCGTACGCCGCCGCCTGGGAGTTCACCGGCACCGGCCGCGCCCCCGTCCTGCACCGCGAAGACCTCGTCTTCGAGCACGTCCACCCCACCCAGCGGAGCTACGCGTGA
- a CDS encoding succinate dehydrogenase/fumarate reductase iron-sulfur subunit, producing MKLTLRIWRQTGPDEPGRMTTYDVTGISPDMSFLEMLDHLNEELILAGDEPVAFDHDCREGICGACGMVINGRAHGPERTTTCQLHMRHFTDGDTIDVEPWRAAAFPVVKDLVVDRSAFDRIIGAGGYITAPTGAAPEAHATAVPKAVADTAFEHAECIGCGACVAACPNGSAMLFTSAKVVHLNVLPQGAPERESRVLDMVGAMDAEGFGGCTNTGECATACPKGIPLPSIAAMNREYLRALSKGR from the coding sequence GTGAAACTGACCCTGCGCATCTGGCGGCAGACCGGCCCCGACGAGCCGGGCCGGATGACCACCTACGACGTCACCGGCATCTCCCCCGACATGTCGTTCCTGGAGATGCTGGACCATCTGAACGAGGAGCTGATCCTCGCCGGCGACGAGCCCGTCGCCTTCGACCACGACTGCCGTGAGGGCATCTGCGGCGCCTGCGGCATGGTCATCAACGGCCGGGCGCACGGCCCCGAGCGGACCACCACTTGTCAGCTGCACATGCGGCACTTCACCGACGGCGACACCATCGACGTCGAGCCGTGGCGCGCCGCCGCCTTCCCGGTGGTGAAGGACCTCGTCGTCGACCGGTCGGCGTTCGACCGGATCATCGGCGCCGGCGGCTACATCACCGCGCCCACCGGCGCCGCCCCGGAGGCGCACGCCACCGCGGTGCCCAAGGCGGTGGCCGACACCGCCTTCGAGCACGCCGAGTGCATCGGCTGCGGCGCCTGTGTGGCGGCCTGCCCGAACGGCTCGGCGATGCTCTTCACGTCGGCGAAGGTCGTCCACCTCAACGTGCTGCCGCAGGGGGCGCCGGAGCGCGAGTCCCGGGTGCTGGACATGGTCGGGGCCATGGACGCCGAGGGGTTCGGCGGCTGCACCAACACCGGTGAATGCGCCACGGCCTGCCCGAAGGGCATCCCGCTGCCGTCCATCGCGGCGATGAACCGCGAGTACCTGAGGGCTCTCAGCAAAGGCCGGTGA
- the hisF gene encoding imidazole glycerol phosphate synthase subunit HisF, which translates to MTLAVRVIPCLDVDNGRVVKGVNFQNLRDAGDPVEMAKLYDAEGADELTFLDITASSGDRETTYDVVRRTAEQVFIPLTVGGGVRTTDDVDKLLRAGADKVGVNTAAIARPDLIREIAERFGRQVLVLSVDARRNAAGGFEVTTHGGRQGTGIDAVEWAHRAAELGAGEILLNSMDADGTKDGYDLAMIEAVRKHVTVPVIASGGAGKLSDFAPAVAVGADAVLAASVFHFGDLRIGDVKNALREAGHPVR; encoded by the coding sequence ATGACCCTCGCGGTCCGAGTCATCCCCTGCCTGGACGTGGACAACGGCCGGGTCGTCAAGGGCGTCAACTTCCAGAACCTGCGGGACGCGGGCGACCCCGTCGAGATGGCGAAACTCTATGACGCCGAGGGCGCGGACGAGCTGACGTTCCTCGACATCACCGCCTCCTCGGGCGACCGCGAGACCACCTACGACGTGGTGCGCCGCACCGCCGAACAGGTCTTCATCCCGCTCACCGTCGGCGGTGGCGTCCGCACCACGGACGACGTCGACAAGCTGCTGCGCGCCGGCGCGGACAAGGTCGGCGTCAACACCGCCGCCATCGCCCGCCCGGACCTGATCCGGGAGATCGCCGAGCGCTTCGGCCGGCAGGTGCTCGTGCTGTCCGTGGACGCCCGGCGGAACGCGGCCGGCGGCTTCGAGGTCACCACGCACGGCGGCCGGCAGGGCACCGGCATCGACGCCGTCGAGTGGGCGCACCGCGCCGCGGAACTGGGTGCCGGGGAGATCCTGCTCAACTCGATGGACGCCGACGGCACCAAGGACGGCTACGACCTCGCCATGATCGAGGCCGTCCGCAAGCACGTCACGGTCCCCGTCATCGCCTCCGGCGGCGCCGGCAAGCTCTCCGACTTCGCCCCCGCGGTGGCGGTCGGCGCCGACGCGGTGCTGGCGGCGTCGGTCTTCCACTTCGGGGACCTGCGCATCGGGGACGTCAAGAACGCGCTGCGCGAGGCCGGTCACCCGGTGCGCTGA
- a CDS encoding RidA family protein: MTESPAVRRVQSDHSPWEETMGFARAVAAGDRVIVAGTMPLVGGVVRGEGSPYEQTLLAFGNAIAALEPFGLAADSVIRTRMYLSHARDAEDVGRAHKELFGDVRPAATMVVVNGFVDSRVLVEVEVEAYRGAPE, from the coding sequence ATGACCGAATCCCCCGCAGTTCGCCGCGTGCAGTCCGACCACAGCCCCTGGGAGGAGACCATGGGCTTCGCCCGCGCCGTCGCGGCCGGGGACCGGGTCATCGTCGCGGGCACCATGCCGCTGGTCGGCGGTGTGGTGCGGGGCGAGGGAAGTCCGTACGAGCAGACGCTGCTCGCCTTCGGCAACGCGATCGCCGCGCTGGAGCCGTTCGGCCTCGCGGCCGACAGCGTCATCCGCACCCGGATGTACCTCAGCCACGCCCGGGACGCGGAGGATGTCGGCCGCGCCCACAAGGAGCTGTTCGGCGACGTACGGCCGGCCGCGACGATGGTCGTCGTCAACGGCTTCGTCGACTCCCGGGTGCTGGTCGAGGTCGAGGTCGAAGCGTATCGAGGAGCCCCTGAATGA
- the priA gene encoding bifunctional 1-(5-phosphoribosyl)-5-((5-phosphoribosylamino)methylideneamino)imidazole-4-carboxamide isomerase/phosphoribosylanthranilate isomerase PriA: MATNRLELLPAVDVRDGQAVRLVHGESGSETSYGDPLAAALAWQQAGAEWLHLVDLDAAFGTGDNRARIAEVAGSMDIKVELSGGIRDDASLAAALATGCTRVNLGTAALETPEWVAKVIAEYGDRIAVGLDVRGTTLRGRGWTRDGGDLFETLARLDSEGCARYVVTDIAKDGTLQGPNLELLKNVCAATDKPVVASGGVSSLDDLRAIATLVPEGVEGAIVGKALYAKAFTLEEALEAVSR, translated from the coding sequence ATGGCTACGAACCGCCTCGAACTCCTTCCCGCCGTCGACGTCCGCGACGGCCAGGCCGTCCGCCTCGTCCACGGCGAGTCCGGCTCCGAGACGTCCTACGGCGACCCGCTGGCCGCCGCCCTCGCCTGGCAGCAGGCGGGCGCCGAGTGGCTGCACCTGGTGGACCTGGACGCGGCCTTCGGCACCGGTGACAACCGGGCGCGGATCGCCGAGGTCGCCGGCTCCATGGACATCAAGGTCGAGCTGTCCGGCGGCATCCGCGACGACGCGTCGCTCGCGGCGGCCCTGGCCACCGGCTGCACCCGCGTCAACCTCGGCACCGCCGCCCTGGAGACGCCCGAGTGGGTCGCCAAGGTCATCGCCGAGTACGGCGACCGGATCGCGGTCGGCCTGGACGTCCGCGGCACCACCCTGCGCGGCCGCGGCTGGACCCGCGACGGCGGCGACCTGTTCGAGACGCTCGCCCGGCTGGACTCCGAAGGGTGCGCCCGGTACGTCGTCACCGACATCGCCAAGGACGGCACCCTCCAGGGACCCAACCTGGAACTGCTGAAGAACGTGTGCGCCGCCACCGACAAGCCCGTCGTCGCGTCCGGTGGCGTCTCGTCGCTCGACGATCTGCGCGCGATCGCCACGTTGGTACCCGAAGGTGTCGAAGGCGCCATCGTGGGCAAGGCCCTTTACGCCAAGGCGTTCACCTTGGAAGAGGCGTTGGAGGCCGTTTCACGATGA
- the hisH gene encoding imidazole glycerol phosphate synthase subunit HisH yields the protein MSKSVVVLDYGFGNVRSAERALAHVGADVEITSDFDRAMNADGLLVPGVGAFAACMAGLKSVRGEWIIGRRLSGGRPVMGICVGMQILFARGVEHGTETEGCDEWPGTVEPLRAPIVPHMGWNTVKAPEDTRQFAGLDADARFYFVHSYAVREWELEVTNPHIRSPKVTWATHGEPFVAAVENGPLWATQFHPEKSGDAGAQLLTNWLDHL from the coding sequence ATGAGCAAGAGCGTGGTTGTCCTCGACTACGGATTCGGCAACGTCCGCTCGGCCGAGCGCGCGCTGGCGCACGTCGGCGCCGACGTCGAGATCACCAGTGACTTCGACCGGGCCATGAACGCTGACGGGCTGCTGGTGCCCGGCGTCGGGGCGTTCGCCGCCTGCATGGCCGGACTGAAGTCGGTCCGCGGTGAGTGGATCATCGGCCGGCGGCTGTCCGGCGGCCGGCCCGTGATGGGGATCTGCGTCGGGATGCAGATCCTGTTCGCGCGCGGCGTGGAGCACGGCACCGAGACCGAGGGCTGCGACGAGTGGCCCGGCACCGTCGAGCCGCTGCGGGCCCCGATCGTCCCGCACATGGGCTGGAACACGGTCAAGGCGCCCGAGGACACCCGGCAGTTCGCCGGGCTCGACGCCGACGCCCGCTTCTACTTCGTGCACTCGTACGCGGTGCGGGAGTGGGAGCTGGAGGTCACCAACCCCCATATCCGCTCTCCGAAGGTCACCTGGGCCACGCACGGCGAACCCTTCGTCGCCGCCGTGGAGAACGGCCCGCTGTGGGCCACCCAGTTCCACCCCGAGAAGTCCGGCGACGCCGGTGCCCAGCTGCTGACCAACTGGCTCGACCACCTCTAG
- the hisB gene encoding imidazoleglycerol-phosphate dehydratase HisB has translation MTRVGRVERTTKETSVVVEIDLDGRGEVSVSTGVGFYDHMLDQLGRHGLFDLSVKTEGDLHIDTHHTIEDTALALGAAFRQALGDKVGIYRFGNCTVPLDESLAQVTVDLSGRPYLVHTEPENMAPMIGSYDTTMTRHILESFVAQAQIALHVHVPYGRNAHHIVECQFKALARALRYASERDPRAAGILPSTKGAL, from the coding sequence ATGACCCGCGTGGGCCGTGTGGAACGCACCACCAAGGAAACGTCCGTCGTCGTCGAGATCGACCTGGACGGCAGGGGCGAAGTCTCCGTCTCCACCGGTGTCGGCTTCTACGACCACATGCTCGACCAGCTCGGCCGCCACGGACTCTTCGACCTGTCGGTCAAGACCGAGGGCGACCTGCACATCGACACCCACCACACCATCGAGGACACCGCCCTCGCGCTCGGCGCCGCCTTCCGGCAGGCGCTCGGCGACAAGGTCGGGATCTACCGCTTCGGCAACTGCACGGTGCCGCTGGACGAGTCACTCGCCCAGGTCACCGTGGACCTGTCGGGCCGTCCCTACCTGGTGCACACCGAGCCCGAGAACATGGCTCCCATGATCGGCTCGTACGACACGACGATGACCCGGCACATCCTGGAGTCCTTCGTCGCGCAGGCGCAGATCGCGCTGCACGTCCACGTCCCGTACGGCCGGAACGCGCACCACATCGTGGAGTGCCAGTTCAAGGCCCTGGCCCGCGCCCTGCGGTACGCCTCCGAGCGTGACCCGCGCGCGGCCGGAATCCTCCCCTCGACCAAGGGCGCACTGTGA
- a CDS encoding histidinol-phosphate transaminase yields the protein MTRIDDLPIRDELRGQIPYGAPQLDVPVRLNTNENPYPLPEALVRRIGERVTEAARALNRYPDRDAVELRTELAAYLSRTAGHRVSKEQVWAANGSNEVIQQLLQTFGGPGRSAIGFEPSYSMHALISRGTGTEWISGPRRADFTIDVDAAVAEIAARRPDVVFICSPNNPTGTAVEAATVLALYEAAQAAKPSLVVVDEAYVEFSHRPSLLSLIEGRPNLVVSRTMSKAFGAAGLRLGYLAADPAVVDAVQLVRLPYHLSAVTQATALAALEHTDTLLGYVEQLKAERDRLVTELRALGCEVTDSDANFVQFGRFADSHAAWQAILDRGVLVRDNGVPGWLRVTAGTPEENDAFLDAVRAMQKETV from the coding sequence GTGACCCGCATCGACGATCTGCCCATCCGTGACGAGCTGCGCGGCCAGATCCCCTACGGCGCGCCGCAGCTCGACGTCCCGGTGCGGCTGAACACCAACGAGAACCCGTACCCGCTGCCCGAAGCCCTCGTGCGGCGGATCGGCGAGCGGGTCACCGAGGCCGCCAGGGCGCTGAACCGCTACCCGGACCGGGACGCGGTGGAGCTGCGCACCGAGCTGGCCGCGTACCTCAGCCGCACCGCCGGTCACCGGGTCTCCAAGGAACAGGTGTGGGCGGCCAACGGCTCCAACGAGGTCATCCAGCAGCTGCTGCAGACCTTCGGCGGCCCCGGGCGCAGCGCGATCGGCTTCGAGCCCTCGTACTCGATGCACGCGCTGATCTCGCGCGGCACCGGCACGGAGTGGATCTCCGGGCCGCGCCGCGCCGACTTCACCATCGACGTGGACGCCGCCGTGGCGGAGATCGCCGCGCGCCGGCCCGACGTGGTCTTCATCTGCTCGCCGAACAACCCCACCGGCACGGCCGTCGAAGCCGCGACCGTACTGGCGCTGTACGAGGCCGCGCAGGCCGCGAAACCGTCGCTGGTCGTCGTCGACGAGGCGTATGTCGAGTTCTCGCACCGGCCGTCGCTGCTGTCGCTCATCGAGGGCCGGCCGAACCTGGTGGTCAGCCGCACCATGTCCAAGGCGTTCGGCGCGGCCGGGCTGCGGCTCGGCTACCTCGCCGCGGACCCGGCCGTCGTCGACGCCGTCCAGCTGGTGCGCCTGCCGTACCACCTGTCGGCCGTCACCCAGGCCACCGCGCTCGCGGCGCTGGAGCACACCGATACGCTGCTGGGGTACGTCGAGCAGCTCAAGGCCGAGCGGGACCGTCTGGTCACCGAACTGCGCGCCCTGGGCTGCGAGGTCACGGACTCGGACGCGAACTTCGTGCAGTTCGGCCGCTTCGCGGACAGCCACGCCGCCTGGCAGGCGATCCTCGACCGCGGCGTCCTGGTCCGCGACAACGGTGTACCGGGATGGCTGCGGGTCACCGCGGGCACCCCGGAGGAGAACGACGCGTTCCTGGACGCGGTTCGCGCAATGCAGAAGGAGACCGTATGA